CCGCGGCGCTCAAAAAGAAAAAAATGGATACCACAAGGCTCCATAAAACCAGTTTCTGTCTCAAAACAATTGCCATCCTTTCAGTTCCTGAAATCAGGTTCAGTATATTCGGTCTCCAGCTTCGAGGACAACCAAAAAGATTGTCTTGCTCCTGTTTTCGTGCCATCATATCGGCCGTTTCCAACTGCACACAGGAGGTCAATTATGGATCGCAATCTCGCCCTTGAGTTGGCACGAGTTACCGAAGCGGCAGCCCTCGCCTGCGGCCGCTGGGTCGGCAAGGGTGACAAGATCGCGGCTGACGCAGCCGCTACCGACGCCATGCGCAGAACCCTCGATTCGCTCGATATCATCGGCACGGTCGTCATCGGCGAAGGCGAGATGGATGAAGCTCCGATGCTGTACATCGGAGAAAAGCTCGGCAACGGCAACCCGCCTGAGGTCGACATCGCCGTCGATCCGCTCGAAGGGACAAACCTTTGTGCCAAAGGGATTAACGGTGCGATAGCAACCATTGCCATCGCCCCGCGCGGCGGCTTCCTGCATGCCCCCGACATGTACATGGAGAAAATAGCGGTCGGACCATCGGCAGCCGGAACCATCGATATCGATGCATCGCCGACCGAAAACCTGACCCGGATCGCCGAAGCCAAGGCCTGTCACATTGAGGACCTCACCGTCGTTCTGCTCGACCGGCCGCGCCATGATAAAGCGATAACAGAAATCCGCAAAGCCGGTGCCCGGATCCACCTGATCTCGGATGGCGATGTGGCGCCGGCCTTTGCCGCCGCAGTTGAAGGGAGCGGGGTCGATATGCTGATGGGCATCGGCGGCGCCCCCGAGGGGGTTCTGGCCGCAGCCGCCCTTAAATGCATGGGCGGCGACATGCAGGGCCGACTTGTATTTACCAACGACGAGGAAAAGGCGCGGGCGCCGAAAATGGGCATAACGGATCTGGACAAGGTCTACAGTTGTGAAGAGATGGCATCAGGCGATCTCTTCTTTGCAGCAACCGGGGTCACCAACGGCGAGCTGCTCAGCGGCGTCCGTTATTTTTCCGGCGGCGCCGAAACGCACACGATCGTCATGCGCTCGAAGAGCCGGACGGTCCGCTTCATTCAGAGCCGGCATCAATTTGACCACAAACCGTCCTACTGAAAATACCACTTGTGTATTTCACCTTGTCATTCATCGGACGAGTTGCTAGAATTCGGTGGCTTTCAGACATTACATAAAAATGAGGGAGAAGCATGGCAATTATTACTATCTCGCGTGAAATGGGTAGTGGTGGGATTCCGATCGCACATCAGGCGGCAGAAAAGTTGGGGTATACCCTGGTGGACGGTGAAGCCCTGAGAAAAGTTGCCGGCAAGTACGGGCTTTCGCAGGAAGCTTTTGACCAGGCTGACGAGCACCCTCCGTCCTTTATTGCCGAAAAAGATGTCCATCTGCTGATCGACCTGCACCAGATCGAACTGATGATTCTTGATTATGCTCTTAAAGGTGACGTTATCATCTACGGTCGTGGTGGTCAGGACCTTCTCAAGAGGATCAAATCTGTCTTCAGGGTTCGCATTGTCGCCCCGTTTGAGGATCGGATTGAACGCTGGGCTGAGCGCGAATGGCTTGACCCCGAACTCGCCAGGGTGCTGGTGCGCAGGAGTGACCAGCAGCGGGCCGGGTTCATCAAGTACTATTTTGACCGCGACTGGGACAATCCACTCGACTACGACCTGGTAATCAACACCCAAAAACTTTCCGAAGACAAGGCGATCGACCTGATCTGCGATGGCGTCAAGGATCAGAATCTGGTCGAGGAAAAGAGTAATTCGAAACGGGTCCTGAGCGATCTCATCCTCAGCAAGAAGGCTGAAATCTCGGTCCTGACCATCGACGGGGTCGAGGGTGAACACCTTGATCTCTCTGCCGAAAATGGCAAGATTACCGTTTCCGGACACGTCCACAGCAAGGACGAGCACAAAGCGGTTCTCGATGTGGTTGCTTCAGTCGAAGGCGTCACCTCGGTCGAGAACCAGCTACAGATCATCAGTTACCGGAACGAACCGGACGAACACTGACCGACCCTTCAACACTTCAGGCCCGTCGCCGGACGGGCCTTTTTTATTTCCAAGCCACATAAAAGCTTCTCATTTCGATAAAAAGAATCTGGTATCCGGATATCTCAATCGCTAACGCAAATTTCTTGTCGCTAAAGGTTGCAGATGATAGGATAACTATTCGAAAAAATCATGGAGGAATAAGGACAAATGGCCGGACACAGCAAATGGGCTAATATCAAGCACCGCAAGGGCGCCCAGGACGCCAAGCGGGGCAAAGTTTTCACCAAACTGATCAAGGAAATTACGGTGGCCGCGAAGATCGGCGGTGGCGACCCGGAAACGAATCCTCGTCTGCGCCTTGCTATCGACAAGGGCAAGCAGGCCAACATGCCGAAAGACAATATTGACCGGGCCATTAAAAAAGGTACCGGTGATCTTGACGGTGTGACCTACGAGGAAGGAACCTTTGAAGGTTATGGCCCGGGCGGCGTTGCCGTGCTGGTAGAGTTTATGACTGACAATCGCACGCGTACGGTCGCCGACGTCAGGCACACATTCAACAAGAACAATGGCAATCTCGGCAAAGACGGATCAGTCGCTTTCATTTTTGAACGCAAGGGGCTGATATCCTTTTCAACTGACTCCGATTTTGAAACGATTTTCGAAGCGGCACTCGAAGCCGGCGCTGAAGATGTCAAGGATGAAGGGGATGTTTACGAAGTACTTACCGAGCCCTCCGAATTCATCGAAATCCGCGACGCTTTGGTCGCTAACGGCCTCGACCCGCAAGCATCCGAAGTTTCAATGATTCCATCGACAACGGTTGACCTGGAAGGCAAATCAGCCGAACAGATGCTGAAGCTGATGGACATGCTTGAAGATAATGATGATGTCCAGAATGTTTATGCCAATTTCGACATTTCCGAGGAGGAAATATCCCGGATTATGGGATGATTTTGTGCCATCTTCCGGGCATTGCGCATGCGAATTATCGGAATAGACCCCGGCTCACGAGCCACCGGATACGGACTGATCCGCAGGGAAGGCAATCGCCTGATCCATATTGATAACGGTGTTATCAGACCTCCGGACAAGGCTGAATTGCCGGAACGGCTGCTGGCGATCTTTGAGGGTCTCAACACGATTATCGGAGAATACAAGCCCGAGCTGGCGGCAATTGAACAGGTCTTTATGTCCCGGAACGCCCAGACCGCGCTGAAACTGGGACAAGCTCGCGGTGCCGCACTGCTGGCCCTGGCCAGTGCCGGGCTTGATGTCGGCGAATACAGCCCGATGCAAATCAAAAGTTCGGTCGTCGGTTATGGCCGGGCGGCAAAGAACCAGGTCCAGCAGATGGTCAAAGCTTTACTGAATCTGCCGGAAATTGCCCAGGAGGATGCCTCCGATGCTCTCGCCGTTGCCGTCTGTCATGCCCACAGCAGCAGCCGCAACAACCAACTGGCCCGGGCGACTACGCAAAGCATGCAAAGAAGGAAAGTCTGACAAAATGATCGCTCTATTGCAGGGACAGATTGCCTATAAATCGATCGATCACGTTATTCTTGATGTCAACGGCGTCGGCTACCGGCTGCTGATCCCCCTTTCTTCGTTTTACGCGCTTCCTGAAGAGGGTCCGGCAAAATTTCATATTCACACCCACGTCCGGGATGATGCAATCCAGCTCTTCGGTTTTCTGACAACCGATGAAAAGGAGATGTTCAGCATCCTGATCTCGGTCTCCGGGGTCGGTCCGAAACTGGCGATCAACATACTGTCGCACATCCCGGCCAATGAACTGAACACTGCCCTGGCGGCAGGGGACATCAACAGGCTGTCCAGCCTGCCCGGGATCGGCAAAAAAACCGCCGAACGACTTGTCCTTGAGCTCAAGGACAAAGTGCCAAACGTTTCCGCTGGCACAACAACAGCGGCGCCCCCGGGCTCTTCACTGCATACTGATTCGATTGACGATCTGCTGTCGGCGCTGGTTAACCTCGGTTACAAGGAGAATATGGCCCGTAAAGCGATTGAGTCAATGGAACTGAGCCCTGAAATCTCGTTTGAAGAAGCCCTGAAAGGGGCCCTGAAGCTACTCGGACAATAAATGACCGCAATGTCGAACGATCGATTAATTAATGCCGATATGACCGGAGAAGATGCTCAGCTTGAGTTGTCTTTACGCCCCCGGTCATTGACGGAATATATCGGTCAGGAGAAGGTCAAGGACAACCTGAAGGTTTTTATTGAGGCCGCCAGGAACAGAAATGAAGCGCTCGACCACGTCCTTTTTTATGGCCCGCCCGGACTCGGCAAAACGACTCTGGCCAACATTATCGCCAACGAAATGGATGTCAACATCAAGAGTTCATCCGGCCCGGTCATCGAAAAACCGGGTGATTTGGCCGCTGTTCTGACGAACCTGGAAGAAGGAGATGTCCTCTTTATCGATGAGATCCATCGACTGTCGCCGGTCGTCGAAGAGATTCTTTACCCGGCAATGGAGGACTACCAGCTCGACATCATGATCGGCCAGGGACCATCGGCACGAACCCTGAAACTTGACATTCCGCGGTTCACTCTGGTCGGTGCGACAACCCGGGCCGGCCTGCTCTCGTCACCGCTGCGCGATCGCTTCGGTGTCATCAGCCGACTCGAATTTTATACGGACGACCAGCTGGCAGTAATCGTCGCACGTAGCGCCGGGCTACTCGATATCGACATTGAGAACAACGGCGCCACAGAAATCGCCCGGCGCAGCCGCGGGACGCCCCGCATTGCCAATCGTCTGCTCCGCCGGGTCCGCGATTTTGCCCAGGTTATCGGCGACGGGACCATCACCCGGGAGATTGCCGATACGTCACTGCAGCGGCTGGAAGTCGACCGTAGCGGCTTTGACCACATGGACCGCCTGCTGCTATTGACGATTATCGACAAGTTCGCTGGCGGTCCGGTCGGACTCGATACTTTAGCTGCGGCAATTGGCGAAGAAAAAGATACAATAGAAGACGTGATTGAACCGTACCTGATGCAACAGGGGTACCTGAACCGGACGCCGCGCGGTCGGATCGCGACCCAGGCGGCGTACGGTCATCTACAGAAAAAAATGCCTGGTGGGAATAATGGGGAACTTTTTTCAGGATAAAATCAACTACGCGCTGACCCGCTTGAACGAAAGCACTTTTATCAGCAGACTGACGGTCACCAAAAAGGTAGTCATGGCCTATGCCCTGGTCGCCGGCTTCAGTCTGATTGCGATCATTTTCGCCCTGAACAGTTTGCACTCGCAGACAACGACCTCCACGGAACTCGTCAACATCGATGTCAAGGCAATCTCCCTGACTGAGCAGCTCCAGAAAAGCCTGGTTTCCCAGGAAAAACTCGGGCGTCAATACCTGATCATCAACAATAAAGAGACTATCGATCTGATCAGGGAGAAGTTCGACCAGTTTCCCGACGAATGGGAAATACTGTTGCAACTTCTGCCCCTGGACCGGGTCAGCATGGTTGCATCCGAGTACGATAAATACCGGACAGAGGGAGAGCGCTACCTGCAACTGGCCGATGACGATCTTTCCCTGAAAAAGCTTGAAGCGGAATTTAAAAAGAGTTATCTGCCGGCACACAACGACTTTTATCAGGCCTTAACGAACTTTCGCGAAAACCAGCAGGCCAGGGTCGACAGGACGCTTGCCGCACTGCCCCGTGACGGCGCCCATTCATTCAGAATGACCCTGCTGCTGTTACTGCTCGGCATTCTTCTGGCAACGCCGGTTGCACTTTCAGTCCTCTTGGGTATCCATAATTCACTCCGCCAGTTGACCCGGGCTACCCACCAGATTGCCGAGGGCAACTACGCGGTCGACATCAACCTTTCAGCGCACGACGAATTCGGCAAACTGGCCCGGGAATTTCAGTCGATGGGTCGTAAACTCCAGGAATTCGAGGCATCCAATCTCGACGCCAGTCCGCTGACCCACCTGCCGGGAAACATGGTCATACAGCGGCGGGTTGAAGGGCTTCTTAAAGATAAGGTTCCTTTCGCCCATGCCTTCGTCGACCTCGACCATTTCAAGGCATTTAATGATCGCTACGGCTATCAGAAAGGGAGTGATATCATCAGTGCTGTCGGCGATATTATCAGTGAAATCATCAAGATTGAAGGGGACGAAGATGACTTTGTCGGACACATCGGCGGTGACTATTACATTTTCCTGACCTCCACGGAAAAGGTCGAGCACCTCGCAAAACGGGTCATAGAAGAATTCGACAGCATGATCCCGCACTACTACTCTGATGAGGATCGCCACTCCGGATTTTTTATTTGCCAGGACCGCTTTGGTGTCGAACGCCAGTTCCCGCTGATGACCATATCGATCTCGATCATTTGTTCCGATACTTCAAACTACGATTCGGCCATCGCGATCAGCCATGAGTGTGCTAAAATGAAGGAACATTTGAAACGACTACCCGGCAGCAACTACTTAATTGACCGACGACGAGGCAAATCTTGACCAGACTATCCAGGTTATCTATCTTATTGGTCGTTACAGTTTTCCTGGCCGGCTGTTTGGCAACTCGCCAGCCAGGACCTGCCAAGCTAGAAGTCAAAACTGAGACTGACGCATTCCGTATCGCCGTGCAAAAACTTGAACAATCAGGCAATCCTTCCGGTCTCAAGACATTAGCTGACAAAGAACCCGGTTCTGCCCGGGGGAAAAATGCCCGATCAATCCTGAATGTTTATAAAAGCCAGACTCGAACCATTGACAAACTGAGAAAAACCAACAAGGAACTGAAAAAAGAGAACCGGAAACTCAAGGTAACCCTTGAGAAACTGAACCGGATTAATCTCGAAATGGAAAAAAGAACCGACTGACCTCTTTTTATTCATATTTCATTTGGCAAGAGAGAATCTTCTGTGATAAGAACACAGAGGGGGATACGGAAAGAGCAAGCCCTGCTGATCTGACCCCCGGGCCGCCATTGTGGCGGCCTTTTTTATTTCAAGAATCCTCCGGGTGATCCGTTTGAACCTTGTAAAATACAATACGCCAAAAACCGATGGAGCCCTTCGCCAATTTTCACAACAACTCCAAGCCTGGAGTGAAGAGAAATTGCAGCAAAAACCCGGCCCCTTTCGCCAGTCCGAGCTATGTCGAGGACTGATCGGGGCCGAGACGCTGCCAACTCCGCCGCTCGTTTACTGGGTGAATCGCGAAAGCCTTCTTGCAGGTGGCATCGTAATCCTTCCGGACCACGATGACGCAGAGATCCTGCCGGTAGCAGCACGGGCAGCGCTCGCGCTCGGTCTTCCCCATTTTTTCACATGGGGACGCCGTGAAATCCAATGCTGGTCGGCCACATACAGCCCACCGGAAAAAGTCTGGGAGTACGCCCTGCCGCATGGAGAGGAATCAACGCCGGCTACCTTCCGAAAATGTTTTAATCTGCTCATCGAGGAACTGGAAAAACAATTTTACAATTTGCAACAACATATCCCGGAGATATCGGCAACATATCTGGCGAATCTGATCCATATCACCTATCTCGATATCTTGCCGTCGATCCAGAAAGATGCCCAATTATCGATAGCCGAGGGCAGAATGACTCCATCCCCGGATGCTCTAAAAAATAGTCTGTTGCAGATGCTTCTTCTTCCGCCAGCCCTGGCGACGGTAAATGATCTCCCTCGCGACTTTTCAGTCGCGGACTTCCCGAACAACCTGGCTGAGGCTGTCAACAATTTGCCCGAGAAGCTGAAAACGACTTTTACCTCTCACCACGAGACAGTTCTTTTTCCCGAGGATTGCCAGCGGCGATTTCTTCACTATTATTACAGACTTGAGCAGATCAAAAGCGCTCTGCCGGAATTCATAGCTGATGCAGCCGCTCTGGTCCTCAAATCCTTGAGTTTTGAACTCGGTGGCCGGCCATTGCCAACAACCGGCTCAGGTTTGCCGCTTGTTGCGATAAACCCCGACAGCGCCATTGAAGATCCCTCTCCCGAGTACGAAATCAGCCTCCCCGGGATTGCTGCCGCAATCGCACTTGTCAGGAATTTCTCAAACAGTCCGCCCCACCAAGCTACGCAGGTCTACACCAACCCTTTTGATCTTAAAACAAAACTGGCCAATCACTTTTTTACCGGCGCTCTCACCGATGAAACCATTCCGAACGCAGCGCTGCAAAAAGAACTGAATGCACGGCTACGTTTTGCCTGGCCAAACCACAAAATAAGCTTTGGCGGAAAAACACCGGTCTGGGCCTGGCAGCTTCTCCATCTAACCGGCCTGCTGGACCAGGGAAGCCGCCTTGAATTGACGATCCCGAAGAACTGGCTCTGGGACAGGTTTGGAGAAAAAATTCCGGAAGTAATCAGGGCAAAGTTTGTGATTTCAGAAATTGCCCTGATTGGAGAAAACAGTTTGAAATGTCAGTTTCAGCCGGGTGATGCGGCGACCACATCAATTACCCGGGAAAATGATAGCCAGCGAACGATTGAGCCACCCCTTCCGCGGTGGCTACGGCCATTCGCAATTATTGCCCTGTTTGCATCGGACCCGACGTTTCATCTGCTGGAGACGGGCGAGTTGCAGTTTTACGAGGAAGGGACATGTCAGGGCTACCCGTCGGCCGGACTGCAATGCTATCTTCAATCGACTCTCGGTAAAAATTTATGGTCCCTTTTGGCCCCTGGCCGGCCACAACCCAGACCGGAAAAAATGGCGGCCCAGATAGCGAGTGCCGGTGTGCCCTTGCCGAACGAAAAAATCATCAGGGCTTTGGGGCAGCTCTCGACGCGCAAGGGAATCGTCACCACAGCCGATATCGACCAGGAAATAACAGTCTGGCTCGGAGCAACAACGCCAATTGAACCGAAGAGATCTCTGAAATCAACCTCAAAAAAACAGCCGGACGCGCCGGAGATAATCCGCCTGTTTAACAACAAATGCCTTGAAGAAGAGATCCCGATATTCCCTGACAATTATATTTTCAAAACCCCGGAGAACCAGAGAATTGAATATAACTTTAATGGCCGGCTTAGAATAAAAGAGACCTTTTTCGATGAAATTATTCTGGTCGATCAAATGAATAACGAGATCACGCTTCAGGGCATCAGGCAGGCCGAAGCTCTTGAGCTCATTTCAACCTGCCGATCCGGGCCAATTAAACTGCCCCGTGACCAGTCGGAGACAGAAAAAATGCTGACCCGCTACGTCGACGATCTGACTAACCTGAGAAAGTCCTATTATCGGCATGCAACCAATATTCTGCCCGACCAGGAAGTCACCGACAAGGTCAATGCCTTTTGGCGAAAACAGCAATTGCCCGATTGGAGACTGGTCAAAAC
The genomic region above belongs to Desulfuromonas sp. and contains:
- the glpX gene encoding fructose-bisphosphatase class II, whose translation is MDRNLALELARVTEAAALACGRWVGKGDKIAADAAATDAMRRTLDSLDIIGTVVIGEGEMDEAPMLYIGEKLGNGNPPEVDIAVDPLEGTNLCAKGINGAIATIAIAPRGGFLHAPDMYMEKIAVGPSAAGTIDIDASPTENLTRIAEAKACHIEDLTVVLLDRPRHDKAITEIRKAGARIHLISDGDVAPAFAAAVEGSGVDMLMGIGGAPEGVLAAAALKCMGGDMQGRLVFTNDEEKARAPKMGITDLDKVYSCEEMASGDLFFAATGVTNGELLSGVRYFSGGAETHTIVMRSKSRTVRFIQSRHQFDHKPSY
- a CDS encoding transport-associated protein, producing the protein MAIITISREMGSGGIPIAHQAAEKLGYTLVDGEALRKVAGKYGLSQEAFDQADEHPPSFIAEKDVHLLIDLHQIELMILDYALKGDVIIYGRGGQDLLKRIKSVFRVRIVAPFEDRIERWAEREWLDPELARVLVRRSDQQRAGFIKYYFDRDWDNPLDYDLVINTQKLSEDKAIDLICDGVKDQNLVEEKSNSKRVLSDLILSKKAEISVLTIDGVEGEHLDLSAENGKITVSGHVHSKDEHKAVLDVVASVEGVTSVENQLQIISYRNEPDEH
- a CDS encoding YebC/PmpR family DNA-binding transcriptional regulator, encoding MAGHSKWANIKHRKGAQDAKRGKVFTKLIKEITVAAKIGGGDPETNPRLRLAIDKGKQANMPKDNIDRAIKKGTGDLDGVTYEEGTFEGYGPGGVAVLVEFMTDNRTRTVADVRHTFNKNNGNLGKDGSVAFIFERKGLISFSTDSDFETIFEAALEAGAEDVKDEGDVYEVLTEPSEFIEIRDALVANGLDPQASEVSMIPSTTVDLEGKSAEQMLKLMDMLEDNDDVQNVYANFDISEEEISRIMG
- a CDS encoding crossover junction endodeoxyribonuclease RuvC, which encodes MRIIGIDPGSRATGYGLIRREGNRLIHIDNGVIRPPDKAELPERLLAIFEGLNTIIGEYKPELAAIEQVFMSRNAQTALKLGQARGAALLALASAGLDVGEYSPMQIKSSVVGYGRAAKNQVQQMVKALLNLPEIAQEDASDALAVAVCHAHSSSRNNQLARATTQSMQRRKV
- a CDS encoding Holliday junction branch migration protein RuvA; this encodes MIALLQGQIAYKSIDHVILDVNGVGYRLLIPLSSFYALPEEGPAKFHIHTHVRDDAIQLFGFLTTDEKEMFSILISVSGVGPKLAINILSHIPANELNTALAAGDINRLSSLPGIGKKTAERLVLELKDKVPNVSAGTTTAAPPGSSLHTDSIDDLLSALVNLGYKENMARKAIESMELSPEISFEEALKGALKLLGQ
- a CDS encoding Holliday junction branch migration DNA helicase RuvB, encoding MSNDRLINADMTGEDAQLELSLRPRSLTEYIGQEKVKDNLKVFIEAARNRNEALDHVLFYGPPGLGKTTLANIIANEMDVNIKSSSGPVIEKPGDLAAVLTNLEEGDVLFIDEIHRLSPVVEEILYPAMEDYQLDIMIGQGPSARTLKLDIPRFTLVGATTRAGLLSSPLRDRFGVISRLEFYTDDQLAVIVARSAGLLDIDIENNGATEIARRSRGTPRIANRLLRRVRDFAQVIGDGTITREIADTSLQRLEVDRSGFDHMDRLLLLTIIDKFAGGPVGLDTLAAAIGEEKDTIEDVIEPYLMQQGYLNRTPRGRIATQAAYGHLQKKMPGGNNGELFSG
- a CDS encoding adenylate/guanylate cyclase domain-containing protein, whose protein sequence is MGNFFQDKINYALTRLNESTFISRLTVTKKVVMAYALVAGFSLIAIIFALNSLHSQTTTSTELVNIDVKAISLTEQLQKSLVSQEKLGRQYLIINNKETIDLIREKFDQFPDEWEILLQLLPLDRVSMVASEYDKYRTEGERYLQLADDDLSLKKLEAEFKKSYLPAHNDFYQALTNFRENQQARVDRTLAALPRDGAHSFRMTLLLLLLGILLATPVALSVLLGIHNSLRQLTRATHQIAEGNYAVDINLSAHDEFGKLAREFQSMGRKLQEFEASNLDASPLTHLPGNMVIQRRVEGLLKDKVPFAHAFVDLDHFKAFNDRYGYQKGSDIISAVGDIISEIIKIEGDEDDFVGHIGGDYYIFLTSTEKVEHLAKRVIEEFDSMIPHYYSDEDRHSGFFICQDRFGVERQFPLMTISISIICSDTSNYDSAIAISHECAKMKEHLKRLPGSNYLIDRRRGKS